A segment of the Promicromonospora sukumoe genome:
GGTGCGGTTCGGCGCCCGCGTGTACGACCGGCGACTGCCCGAGCTGCTGCAGCAGGTGCAGTCGTTCCCGTAGCCGTTCCGAACACCGTGCCCCGGGCCCACGGCCCGGGGCACGGGTGTCAGTGGCTGCGCGTAGCGTCGCCCGCATGAACCAGATCACAGGACGTGTCGACGGCATCGAGGGCGCCGACCTCCGCGGGGCCGTCGTGCGCGACGCCGACCTGAGTGGCGCTTCTTTTCGCGAGGTCGTGCTGAACGGCGTGCGGATGCGCGGCGTCGAGCTGGCCGGCGCCGACATCGACGGCTACATCTACGGCCTGCGCGTCAACGGCGTCGAGGTGGAGCCCCTGGTCGAGGCCGAGCTGAACCGGCGCCACCCGGAGCGCACGCTGCTGCAGGACCGCTCTCTCGCCGGCCTCCGCGCGGCCCTGGACGCCTACGAGCGGATGTGGGAGACCACGGTCGAACGGGTCGCGTCGATGCCGCCGGGCACCGTGGACGTCTCGGTCGACGACGAGTGGTCGTTCGCCCAGACCCTGCGCCACCTGGTGTTCTGCACCGACGGCTGGCTGCGGTGGGGCGCGCAGGGCAGGCGCGACGACGTGTTCTGGCCGGCCGGCATGCCGCACTCCGGCTTCGCCGCCGGCTCCCCGGGCCTCGGGATCGACCCGGACGCCGCGCCGTCGTACGACGAGGTGCTGGAGGTGCGTCGCGGCCGGCTGCGCGAGGTGCGGGAGTATCTGGCCGCAGTCTCGCCCGACGAGGCGGGCAGCCCGGCCGAGCCGCCGCCCTGGATGGACCAGTCCGAGGCGTTCGTGGCGGCCCAGTGCGTGTGGGTCGTGCTCTCCGAGGAGTGGAACCACCACCAGTTCGCGACGAGGGACCTGGACCTGATCGACGCGGACGCCGCCGCGTCCACGTAAACTTGCGCGACGTGGCTCTCACTATCGGCATCGTCGGCCTGCCCAACGTCGGCAAGTCCACCCTCTTCAACGCTCTGACCCGCAACCAGGTGCTCGCGGCGAACTACCCGTTCGCAACGATCGAGCCCAACGTCGGTGTGGTCTCGCTGCCCGACGAGCGGCTGAACAAGCTGGCCGAGATCTTCGAGAGCCAGCGCACACTGCCGGCCACGGTCTCGTTCGTGGACATCGCGGGCATCGTCAAGGGCGCCTCCGAGGGTGAGGGCCTGGGCAACAAGTTCCTCGCCAACATCCGCGAGGCCGACGCGATCTGCCAGGTCACGCGCGCCTTCGACGACCCCGACGTGGTGCGGGTCGACGGCTCGCTCGACGCCCCCGGCGACATCGAGACCATCTCCACCGAGCTGATCCTGGCCGACCTCCAGACCCTCGAGAAGGCACTGCCGAGGATGGAGAAGGAGGTCAAGATCAAGCGCGGCGACCCCGTCCTGTACGCGGCCGCCAAGAAGGCCCAGGAGATCCTCGACAGCGGCGTGACGCTGTACCAGGGCGCCAAGGACGCCGGCCTGGACCTCGCCGAGATCGCCAGCCTGCAGCTCATGACGGCCAAGCCGTTCATCTACGTCTTCAACACCGACGACGCCGGTCTGGCCGACACCGCCTCGCAGGAGGCGCTGCGCAAGGTCGTCGCGCCCGCGCAGGCCATCTTCCTGGATGCCAAGTTCGAGTCCGAGCTCGTCGAGTTGGAGCCCGACGAGGCCGCCGAGATGCTCGCGGAGACCGGCCAGGAGGAGTCCGGCCTGGACCAGCTCGCCCGCGTCGGTTTCGACACGCTCGGCCTCCAGACCTACCTCACCGCGGGCCCCAAGGAATCGCGCGCGTGGACCATCCACCGCGGCTGGACGGCGCCGCAGGCCGCCGGCGTGATCCACACCGACTTCGAGCGTGGCTTCATCAAGGCCGAGGTCATCTCCTTCGACGACCTGGTCGAGACCGGGTCCGTGGCGGCGGCGAAGGCGGCGGGCAAGGCCCGCATCGAGGGCAAGGACTACGTCATGCAGGACGGGGACGTGGTGGAGTTCAGGTTCAACGTCTGAGCATCACCCCGGTTTGGGTCTGGTCGCTTAACCAGACCAAG
Coding sequences within it:
- the ychF gene encoding redox-regulated ATPase YchF: MALTIGIVGLPNVGKSTLFNALTRNQVLAANYPFATIEPNVGVVSLPDERLNKLAEIFESQRTLPATVSFVDIAGIVKGASEGEGLGNKFLANIREADAICQVTRAFDDPDVVRVDGSLDAPGDIETISTELILADLQTLEKALPRMEKEVKIKRGDPVLYAAAKKAQEILDSGVTLYQGAKDAGLDLAEIASLQLMTAKPFIYVFNTDDAGLADTASQEALRKVVAPAQAIFLDAKFESELVELEPDEAAEMLAETGQEESGLDQLARVGFDTLGLQTYLTAGPKESRAWTIHRGWTAPQAAGVIHTDFERGFIKAEVISFDDLVETGSVAAAKAAGKARIEGKDYVMQDGDVVEFRFNV
- a CDS encoding DinB family protein, with product MNQITGRVDGIEGADLRGAVVRDADLSGASFREVVLNGVRMRGVELAGADIDGYIYGLRVNGVEVEPLVEAELNRRHPERTLLQDRSLAGLRAALDAYERMWETTVERVASMPPGTVDVSVDDEWSFAQTLRHLVFCTDGWLRWGAQGRRDDVFWPAGMPHSGFAAGSPGLGIDPDAAPSYDEVLEVRRGRLREVREYLAAVSPDEAGSPAEPPPWMDQSEAFVAAQCVWVVLSEEWNHHQFATRDLDLIDADAAAST